The following are encoded in a window of Phaseolus vulgaris cultivar G19833 chromosome 3, P. vulgaris v2.0, whole genome shotgun sequence genomic DNA:
- the LOC137807964 gene encoding SWI/SNF complex component SNF12 homolog, protein MNNNINNPAKNAATPSFFANPGAPTIPMNHPSPHLLSQAQPQPQAGASHFHGHFQLSQPQTHVLAQPHPIPHPQVHNNSNTNANVATPAPPKRANHKPPSRPPGSSNATQSSAFKTMELTLAPPRKKRSFPEKLIPDKVAKLVPESAIYAKLLELETHIDSVLVRKKIDVQENVRSPRCVRRTLRIYVYNTFSKQVKVEPGKIDVEELSWVLRITGRMLEDGKDPVADGVLPKENPKFSAFFKKITIYLDQGFYPDNHVVVWDSARSAAQRDGFEVKRKGDKEFTAVVRMSMNHSPDKFVVSAQLARVLGVEFDSRSRIIAALWHYVKAKKLQSPNDPSFFMCDASLQRVFGEEKMKFSVASQKISQHLSPPQPIHLEHKIKLSGNCPAGATCYDVQVDVPLPLEKDMSSFLASTEKHKEIDVFDKLICDSIKKIHEHHRRRAFFLGFSQSPAEFINALIASQSKDLKLVAGDVSHNVENERRSEFYNQPWVEDAVVRYLTRKNARSDAPGNI, encoded by the exons ATGAACAACAACATCAACAATCCAGCAAAAAATGCTGCAACGCCGTCGTTTTTCGCCAACCCGGGTGCACCCACGATCCCCATGAACCACCCATCACCACACCTTCTCTCACAGGCGCAGCCTCAACCACAAGCTGGTGCCTCTCACTTCCATGGCCACTTTCAGCTCTCGCAACCCCAAACACACGTCCTCGCACAGCCACACCCTATTCCTCACCCGCAGGTGCACAACAATTCTAACACCAATGCCAACGTTGCAACCCCTGCGCCTCCCAAGCGTGCAAATCACAAACCCCCTTCACGCCCTCCCGGTTCCTCCAACGCCACTCAGTCCTCTGCCTTCAAGACCATGGAACTTACCCTGGCGCCTCCTCGAAAAAAGAGAAGCTTTCCCGAGAAGCTCATTCCCGACAAGGTGGCCAAGCTTGTGCCTGAGTCTGCTATTTATGCAAAGTTGCTTGAACTTGAGACCCACATAGATTCTGTTTTGGTTAGGAAGAAAATTGATGTGCAGGAGAATGTTAGAAGCCCTCGCTGTGTTAGGAGGACGCTAAGGATTTATGTGTATAATACTTTTTCGAAACAGGTGAAAGTGGAACCTGGGAAGATTGATGTGGAGGAGCTTTCTTGGGTTCTCAGGATAACAGGAAGGATGTTGGAAGATGGTAAGGATCCAGTGGCAGATGGAGTTTTGCCTAAGGAAAATCCAAAATTCTCGGCTTTCTTCAAGAAGATTACCATTTACTTGGATCAGGGTTTCTATCCGGATAACCATGTTGTTGTGTGGGATAGTGCCCGTTCGGCTGCGCAGCGGGATggttttgaggtgaagaggaaAGGAGATAAGGAATTCACTGCGGTTGTTAGAATGTCAATGAATCATTCGCCTGACAAGTTTGTGGTTTCAGCTCAGCTGGCTAGAGTGTTAGGGGTTGAGTTTGACTCGCGCTCTAGGATCATTGCTGCTCTTTGGCATTATGTGAAGGCTAAGAAGCTGCAGAGTCCGAATGATCCTTCTTTCTTCATGTGTGATGCTTCTCTCCAAAGGGTGTTTGGGGAGGAGAAGATGAAATTTTCTGTGGCTTCGCAGAAGATATCACAGCATTTGTCACCTCCGCAGCCTATACACCTGGAGCATAAAATCAAGCTTTCGGGAAATTGTCCAGCCGGAGCTACGTGTTATGATGTGCAGGTTGATGTGCCTCTTCCACTAGAGAAGGATATGTCTTCATTCTTGGCAAGCACTGAGAAGCACAAAGAGATTGATGTTTTTGATAAACTGATCTGTGATTCCATAAAGAAGATCCATGAACATCATAGGAGACGGGCATTCTTTCTCGGCTTTAGTCAGTCCCCTGCAGAGTTTATTAATGCTTTGATAGCTTCTCAGAGCAAGGATCTGAAGCTTGTTGCTGGAGATGTAAGCCATAATGTTGAGAATGAACGACGTTCTGAATTCTACAATCAACCATG GGTTGAGGATGCTGTTGTTCGCTACTTGACCCGGAAAAATGCTCGAAGTGATGCTCCTGGAAACATTTGA